One stretch of Aquimarina sp. Aq107 DNA includes these proteins:
- a CDS encoding phenylacetate--CoA ligase family protein, with protein sequence MRVNEKIRNISFWIVDFVSGGKVRRHYLDIKDSIENPLEKAVLDKQSKFLKDVLKHAVTSTVFYKDINPENLENFPVVNKEIVRSSYQKIQSQKHKNSKKIGVSTSGSTGASFTVYQDINKKARNTADIIYFSELCGFYIGYKLFYLRFWNMFKMKNKLASFFQNITPIDVFDLSSDSIKDLVDVLKNDKSNKGMLGYASSFDKICKYLDTINSKPIHCKLRSVIGMSERLDPLTKKSMKKYFDVDMVSRYSNAENGMIAQQPCQKEYFTINWASYYVEVLDFNSDTRVTPGTLGRIVITDLFNYDTPMIRYDTGDIGIMNYIENKNIARLVLTKVEGRKMDMIRSTSGEILSTSILLVINKYKEVKQRQIIQKTANQYLIKLKTENNVFEKENEFIKEFKEYLGEDALIKLEYVSEIPLLNSGKQRAIVNEFSA encoded by the coding sequence ATGAGAGTTAACGAAAAGATTAGGAATATTTCTTTTTGGATAGTTGATTTTGTTTCTGGAGGAAAAGTTAGAAGACATTATCTTGATATCAAAGATAGTATAGAGAACCCTTTAGAAAAGGCCGTACTAGATAAACAATCAAAGTTTTTGAAAGATGTATTAAAGCATGCTGTAACATCTACTGTGTTTTACAAAGATATAAATCCAGAAAACCTTGAGAATTTTCCTGTGGTTAATAAAGAAATTGTAAGATCGTCTTATCAAAAAATTCAATCTCAAAAACATAAGAATAGCAAGAAAATTGGAGTGTCTACGAGTGGGTCTACTGGAGCCTCTTTTACCGTATATCAGGATATTAATAAAAAAGCTAGAAATACCGCTGATATCATTTATTTTTCTGAGTTGTGTGGGTTTTATATTGGATATAAACTATTCTATTTACGTTTTTGGAATATGTTTAAAATGAAAAATAAACTAGCATCTTTTTTTCAAAATATTACTCCAATTGATGTATTTGATTTATCGTCAGATTCTATTAAGGATTTGGTTGATGTCTTAAAGAACGATAAATCAAATAAAGGAATGTTAGGGTATGCGTCATCATTTGATAAAATATGTAAGTATTTAGATACTATAAATTCTAAACCAATTCATTGTAAATTAAGATCCGTAATAGGAATGTCTGAACGTTTAGACCCATTAACTAAAAAGTCAATGAAAAAATATTTTGATGTTGATATGGTATCTAGATATTCTAACGCAGAAAATGGAATGATTGCGCAACAACCTTGTCAGAAAGAATATTTTACCATTAACTGGGCAAGTTATTATGTAGAAGTTTTAGATTTCAATAGTGATACTAGAGTAACGCCTGGTACATTAGGAAGAATTGTAATTACAGACTTATTTAATTATGATACCCCTATGATTCGATATGATACTGGAGATATTGGTATTATGAATTATATAGAAAATAAGAATATAGCAAGGTTAGTGTTGACTAAAGTAGAAGGTAGAAAGATGGATATGATACGTAGTACATCTGGAGAGATATTATCCACAAGTATTCTTTTGGTAATTAATAAGTACAAAGAAGTTAAACAAAGACAAATTATCCAGAAGACAGCAAATCAATATCTTATAAAATTAAAAACTGAAAATAATGTTTTTGAAAAAGAAAATGAGTTTATAAAGGAGTTTAAAGAATATCTAGGAGAAGATGCATTGATAAAATTAGAATATGTTTCAGAAATCCCTTTATTAAATTCGGGTAAACAAAGAGCTATTGTTAATGAATTCAGTGCTTAA
- a CDS encoding sugar transferase, which produces MYRYFFKRVFDFSISLMLLICIGPIFLVLIIFLAIANNGKPFFVQKRPGKSEKIFSIIKFKTMNDLKDDKGNLLPDNERMTTVGTFVRKTSLDEIPQLINVLKGDMSLIGPRPLIIEYLPVYNETQKKRHNVRPGITGWAQVNGRNSITWKKKFEYDVWYVENCSFLLDLKILGLTLKKVVKKEDVNLSKELTSEWFDGTN; this is translated from the coding sequence GTGTATAGGTATTTTTTTAAAAGGGTTTTTGATTTTAGCATTTCTTTGATGCTATTGATATGTATTGGACCTATATTTTTAGTATTGATAATATTTCTTGCAATAGCAAATAATGGGAAACCATTTTTTGTACAAAAACGTCCTGGTAAATCTGAAAAAATATTTAGTATCATTAAGTTTAAAACTATGAATGATCTAAAGGATGATAAAGGTAATTTATTACCAGATAATGAACGAATGACGACTGTAGGTACTTTTGTTAGGAAAACATCGCTGGATGAAATTCCACAGTTGATTAATGTGCTAAAAGGTGATATGTCCTTAATTGGTCCTAGACCTTTGATTATTGAGTATTTACCAGTTTATAATGAAACACAGAAAAAAAGACATAATGTAAGACCTGGTATTACAGGTTGGGCACAGGTTAATGGTAGAAATTCCATTACTTGGAAAAAGAAGTTCGAATATGATGTTTGGTATGTTGAGAATTGTAGTTTTTTGTTAGACCTAAAGATATTAGGTCTAACTTTAAAAAAAGTAGTAAAAAAGGAAGATGTTAATTTATCAAAAGAATTAACGTCAGAATGGTTTGATGGAACTAACTAG